From Bombyx mori chromosome 10, ASM3026992v2, a single genomic window includes:
- the LOC101745345 gene encoding probable RNA-directed DNA polymerase from transposon X-element isoform X2 → MEFSRPVASLPVFSKIVEKFLYKEIYDFLEKYNVLLENQKGFRKNKNINMAILDFLNVITCDMDNGDYITALFCDMTQAFDHVDFNILLCKLEYCGMRGNILNLLESYLKDRIQYTEISNIDFVKKTELKFKSNKRKITYGVPQGSVLGPLLFTIYINDFPNSIDHPMTLFADDSTITIRCRNDILYEHDINSTLHSIISWLENNNLIINLDKTKFMQFYQRNKYINLTIYNYNNHIYETENIDFLGVKIDNKLDWKSHTDGLCKRVSSSAYALFKLSFILNTDALLTAYRGVVQSCLRYGIIFWGNSTQKDQVFKAQKMCLRSYVWIGNSRQLQAIFCKA, encoded by the coding sequence ATGGAGTTTTCTAGACCAGTGGCTTCGCTACCTGTTTTCTCTAAGATAGTTGAAAAATTTTTGTACAAAGAAATATATGATTTTCTTGAAAAATATAATGTTCTGCTTGAAAACCAAAAAGGAtttcgtaaaaataaaaatataaatatggcaATCTTAGACTTTTTGAACGTTATTACATGTGATATGGACAATGGTGACTACATCACTGCTCTTTTCTGCGATATGACTCAAGCTTTCGATCATGTCGATTTTAACATACTGTTATGTAAATTAGAATACTGCGGGATGCGAGGAAATATATTAAACTTACTGGAGTCTTATTTAAAAGATCGAATACAATACACTGAAATTAGTAACatagattttgtaaaaaaaacagaacttaAATTTAAGTCTAACAAACGTAAGATTACATACGGTGTTCCGCAAGGGAGCGTACTAGGGCctcttttatttacaatttacattaatGATTTTCCAAATTCAATTGACCACCCTATGACCCTTTTTGCAGACGACAGCACCATAACTATTAGGTGTAGAAATGACATTTTATATGAACACGATATTAATAGTACTCttcattcaataatatcttggcttgaaaacaataatttaataattaatttagacaaaacaaaatttatgcaattttatcaaagaaataaatatataaatttgaccatttataattataacaatCATATATATGAAACAGAAAATATAGATTTCCTCGGTGTAAAAATTGATAACAAATTAGATTGGAAATCTCATACAGACGGACTGTGTAAACGTGTCAGCTCCTCGGCCTATGCACTCTTTAAATTATCCTTCATTTTAAACACAGACGCCTTACTAACTGCATATCGTGGTGTAGTTCAATCCTGTCTTAGATATGGAATAATTTTCTGGGGAAACTCAACGCAGAAAGATCAAGTTTTTAAGGCACAAAAAATGTGTTTAAGGTCCTATGTTTGGATTGGTAATAGCCGACAGCTGCAAGCCATATTTTGCAAAGCATAA